Proteins found in one Lysinibacillus fusiformis genomic segment:
- the hmpA gene encoding NO-inducible flavohemoprotein, protein MLKQETIQIIKATVPVLEVHGVAITKTFYKNMFQAHPELLNIFNHTNQEQGRQQTALANTVYAAAVHIENLEAILPAVMLIAHKHRSLGILPEHYPIVGENLLKAIKEVLGDAATDDIIGAWAEAYGVIADIFIQVEEELYQKTVNNGGWRLFKPLKVAKKVVESDLVTSVYFVNEDGSPLPTYEPGQYISIRVKVPGEEYLMNRQYTLSQASAEDGYRISVKRESDHTPNGKVSNYIHDHLQVGDLVDVSAPAGLFVLEETVAPITFVSGGIGVTPLNSMLQSLNDNAANEVNFIQCARNEKVVAFSDDIQEKVNVLPNASYTALYSDEDKLITKELLAEKVADNADVYVCGPVGFMEAVIKNLQEIGVKDEKIHYEFFGPAMQLAK, encoded by the coding sequence ATGTTAAAACAAGAAACAATTCAAATCATTAAAGCAACAGTACCTGTATTAGAAGTTCATGGTGTTGCAATCACAAAGACGTTTTATAAAAATATGTTTCAAGCTCATCCAGAACTACTGAATATTTTTAATCACACGAACCAAGAGCAAGGTCGTCAGCAAACAGCACTAGCTAATACTGTTTATGCTGCAGCAGTTCATATTGAAAACTTAGAAGCAATTTTACCAGCAGTAATGCTTATTGCACATAAACACCGTAGTTTAGGAATTCTACCTGAACATTACCCAATCGTTGGGGAAAACTTATTAAAAGCGATTAAAGAAGTACTTGGTGATGCAGCAACTGATGACATTATTGGTGCATGGGCCGAGGCATATGGCGTTATCGCAGATATTTTCATTCAAGTAGAAGAAGAGTTATACCAAAAAACTGTGAACAATGGTGGATGGCGTCTATTTAAACCATTAAAAGTGGCGAAAAAAGTTGTGGAAAGTGACTTAGTAACTTCTGTTTATTTTGTAAATGAAGATGGTTCACCTCTACCAACTTATGAACCAGGTCAATACATCTCCATTCGAGTGAAAGTGCCAGGAGAAGAGTATTTAATGAACCGTCAATATACACTTTCACAAGCAAGTGCAGAAGATGGCTATCGTATTTCAGTGAAACGTGAAAGCGATCATACGCCAAATGGTAAAGTGTCGAATTATATTCACGATCACTTACAAGTTGGAGATTTAGTAGATGTAAGTGCTCCAGCTGGATTATTTGTGTTAGAAGAAACGGTTGCACCAATTACATTTGTAAGTGGCGGTATCGGTGTAACACCTTTAAACAGTATGTTGCAATCTTTAAATGATAATGCAGCGAATGAAGTGAACTTTATCCAATGTGCTCGTAATGAGAAGGTTGTAGCGTTCAGTGATGACATTCAAGAGAAAGTAAACGTATTACCGAATGCATCATATACAGCTTTATACTCAGATGAAGACAAGCTTATTACAAAAGAATTACTAGCTGAAAAAGTAGCTGATAATGCAGATGTTTATGTATGTGGCCCTGTAGGCTTTATGGAAGCGGTTATTAAAAATTTACAGGAAATTGGCGTGAAAGATGAAAAAATTCACTATGAATTCTTTGGACCAGCCATGCAATTAGCTAAATAA
- a CDS encoding sulfurtransferase TusA family protein: protein MKSSLQLDAKGLSCPMPIVKTKKAIDTLMPGEVLEVQVTDKGALADIPAWSKAGGHIILDQSEEAGVITFFIQKA, encoded by the coding sequence ATGAAATCAAGTTTACAACTAGATGCAAAAGGCCTTTCATGTCCAATGCCTATTGTGAAGACAAAAAAAGCAATAGATACCCTAATGCCAGGGGAAGTTTTAGAAGTTCAGGTGACGGATAAAGGAGCTTTAGCGGATATTCCTGCTTGGTCAAAAGCTGGAGGCCATATCATTTTAGATCAATCTGAAGAGGCTGGTGTCATTACATTTTTCATTCAGAAAGCATAG
- a CDS encoding rhodanese-like domain-containing protein, with the protein MKEITAKEVQQTMEQGGKLNLIDVREVDEVEAGHIPGVLHIPLGLVEFRLHELNKRESYIVVCRSGGRSARATQILESNGFNVTNMTGGMLAWEGKVQL; encoded by the coding sequence ATGAAAGAAATTACAGCCAAAGAAGTGCAGCAAACGATGGAGCAAGGAGGGAAGCTGAATCTTATTGATGTGCGAGAGGTAGATGAAGTAGAGGCTGGTCACATTCCAGGCGTTCTTCATATCCCGCTAGGTTTAGTAGAGTTTCGGCTACATGAATTAAATAAGAGGGAGTCGTATATTGTGGTTTGTCGATCAGGCGGACGAAGTGCTCGGGCTACTCAAATATTAGAAAGTAATGGCTTTAATGTAACTAACATGACTGGTGGTATGTTAGCTTGGGAGGGCAAAGTACAGTTATAG
- a CDS encoding DsrE/DsrF/DrsH-like family protein, translated as MSNKVAIIASNGGLFDAYKVFNIATAAAASEKEVAIFFTFEGLNLIHKQGMHALPMPAGAEHYAEGFTKANVPAIPQLVEMAQELGVKFIACQMTMDVMGLTTEDFIEGIEVGGAVTFLEFAKDAAPSLTF; from the coding sequence ATGTCGAACAAAGTAGCAATCATTGCAAGTAACGGTGGTTTATTTGATGCGTACAAGGTGTTCAATATCGCAACAGCTGCAGCAGCTTCTGAGAAAGAGGTAGCTATCTTCTTTACATTTGAAGGCCTGAATCTAATTCATAAGCAAGGTATGCATGCATTACCAATGCCAGCTGGAGCAGAACATTATGCAGAAGGCTTTACAAAAGCAAACGTGCCAGCTATTCCTCAACTAGTGGAGATGGCACAAGAATTAGGTGTGAAATTTATTGCTTGCCAGATGACGATGGATGTAATGGGTTTAACCACTGAAGATTTCATTGAGGGAATTGAAGTGGGAGGAGCTGTAACATTCCTAGAATTTGCGAAAGACGCAGCACCGTCACTTACATTCTAG
- a CDS encoding sulfite exporter TauE/SafE family protein produces MDIAWILTILLIGFLGSFVSGMLGIGGAIINFPMLLYIPPLLGFAAFSAHEVSGISAIQVLFAALSGVWVYRKGGYLNKSLIIYMGSAILTGSFIGSFGSKFLSESGINIVYGILALIAAVMMFIPKKQIDDQPMQAVTFNKPWAVLLAFIVGIGSGIVGAAGGFLLVPIMLVVLGIPTRMTIASSLAITFISSIGGTVGKLITGQVEYYPALILIVSSLIAAPLGAKVGGKLNTKFLQIILAVLILATAIKIWMDIL; encoded by the coding sequence ATGGATATTGCATGGATCTTAACCATTTTACTTATTGGTTTTCTCGGTTCATTTGTATCAGGGATGTTAGGTATTGGCGGTGCCATCATCAATTTTCCAATGCTACTATATATACCACCATTACTAGGCTTTGCGGCCTTTTCGGCACATGAAGTGTCAGGGATTAGTGCGATTCAAGTACTTTTTGCTGCTCTTTCTGGTGTTTGGGTCTATCGCAAAGGCGGGTATTTAAATAAATCACTTATTATTTATATGGGGAGTGCCATATTAACGGGAAGCTTTATAGGTAGCTTCGGTTCAAAATTTTTATCAGAGTCTGGCATTAACATTGTCTATGGAATTCTTGCATTGATTGCAGCTGTGATGATGTTCATACCGAAAAAGCAAATTGATGATCAACCGATGCAGGCTGTTACATTTAATAAACCATGGGCGGTCCTATTAGCTTTCATTGTGGGTATCGGTTCCGGGATTGTGGGGGCAGCTGGTGGATTTTTATTAGTACCAATCATGCTTGTTGTCTTAGGCATCCCCACTCGTATGACCATTGCATCAAGCCTTGCTATTACGTTTATCTCCTCAATAGGAGGTACCGTCGGGAAATTGATAACAGGACAAGTTGAATATTATCCAGCCCTCATTCTAATTGTATCTAGTCTAATAGCGGCTCCTCTAGGTGCGAAAGTAGGGGGCAAGTTAAATACAAAATTCCTACAAATTATTTTAGCCGTTCTTATATTAGCAACAGCTATTAAAATTTGGATGGATATATTATAA
- a CDS encoding Rrf2 family transcriptional regulator, which yields MRLTLYTDYSLRTLIYLGAKEDGQLSTIQEISDAYNISKNHLMKVTHQLGLLGYIETIRGRGGGIRLAIDPKTITIGEIVRHTEEDFHLVECFDKENNLCKIAPECQLKGVLYEALQAYLNVLDQYTLDDFLHSKEKLMALLLGK from the coding sequence ATGCGCTTAACTTTATACACGGACTACTCTCTGCGCACACTTATCTATTTAGGCGCAAAGGAAGATGGTCAATTATCAACTATTCAAGAGATCTCAGATGCTTATAATATATCGAAAAACCATTTAATGAAGGTGACACACCAGCTTGGGTTATTAGGTTACATTGAAACAATTCGTGGACGCGGTGGTGGTATTCGCCTTGCTATCGATCCAAAAACCATTACCATTGGTGAAATTGTGCGTCATACAGAAGAGGATTTTCATCTTGTAGAATGTTTCGATAAAGAAAATAACCTATGTAAAATAGCTCCAGAATGTCAATTAAAAGGTGTGCTGTATGAAGCTTTGCAAGCCTATTTGAACGTGTTAGATCAATACACCTTGGACGATTTCCTTCATTCTAAGGAAAAATTAATGGCTCTACTGCTCGGTAAATAA
- a CDS encoding FAD-dependent oxidoreductase: MSKKFLVVGGVAGGASTAARIRRLDEKAEIIMFEKGPNVSFSNCSLPFHLSGIVENSDKLILMTPQGFQTKYNIEARVQQEVVHINRKQKTITIKDLKTNRDYEESYDTLVLSPGASPIVPDLEGIHSKHVFTIRNVVDIDRLNQYLQTDNVQDIAVIGGGFIGVEVAENLKLAGYNVSLVEFGQQIMAPFDYDMAQILHKEMTDKGVQVIVNDGLAKVAPDYVALNSGKQLKAQAVVLAIGVRPEIRLAQEAGLTIGELGGIQVDANYVTSDSSIYAVGDAIEVFHQLTHKQTRLALAGPAQRQARAAANHMYNIPQHNKGVIGSSSVQIFDLVCATTGLNEKTALANGFQANSVYLIAPDKVGLMPNSNPLHFKLVYETPTGKILGAQAIGKGNADKRIDVIATLITMGGTLEDLKELELSYSPMFSTARDIVNLAALVAQNLLHGHFKQVKVDEVRKLIENHAYILDVREKNEFECGHLINAHNIPLSELRERMNEIPKDQPVYVHCRSGQRSYNAVMALQNSGFSNVFNVSGSFLGICLYEYFTDITTNRDKIVTAYNFN, from the coding sequence TTGAGTAAAAAATTTTTAGTAGTTGGTGGCGTTGCAGGTGGTGCCTCCACAGCAGCACGTATTCGCCGTCTCGATGAAAAGGCAGAAATTATTATGTTCGAAAAAGGGCCGAATGTTTCATTCTCTAATTGTTCTCTACCCTTCCATTTAAGCGGGATTGTTGAAAATAGCGACAAATTAATTTTAATGACACCTCAAGGCTTTCAAACAAAATACAATATCGAGGCTCGTGTTCAGCAAGAAGTTGTACACATTAATCGAAAGCAAAAAACCATCACCATTAAGGATTTAAAAACGAATAGAGATTATGAGGAAAGTTACGATACGTTAGTGCTATCCCCAGGAGCAAGTCCTATCGTTCCTGACTTAGAGGGCATTCATTCTAAGCACGTCTTTACCATTCGAAATGTGGTGGATATTGACCGTTTAAATCAATATCTACAAACAGATAATGTACAAGATATTGCAGTGATCGGTGGGGGCTTCATTGGTGTAGAGGTAGCGGAAAATTTGAAGCTAGCAGGCTATAATGTATCTCTAGTTGAATTCGGGCAACAAATTATGGCCCCTTTTGATTATGACATGGCTCAAATATTACACAAAGAAATGACTGATAAAGGAGTTCAAGTCATTGTCAATGACGGTCTTGCAAAAGTTGCACCAGATTATGTGGCGTTGAATTCGGGCAAACAATTGAAAGCACAAGCAGTTGTATTAGCAATTGGTGTTCGCCCTGAAATCCGCTTAGCTCAAGAGGCCGGGCTAACAATCGGTGAACTCGGAGGTATTCAAGTTGATGCTAATTACGTGACATCTGATTCTTCCATATACGCCGTTGGAGATGCGATTGAAGTTTTCCATCAGCTTACCCATAAACAGACGCGCCTCGCTTTAGCTGGTCCCGCTCAACGACAAGCACGTGCTGCAGCTAATCATATGTATAACATCCCTCAACACAACAAAGGAGTCATCGGATCTTCAAGTGTACAAATTTTCGACCTTGTATGTGCAACAACGGGTTTGAACGAAAAAACAGCCCTAGCAAATGGATTCCAGGCAAACAGTGTTTATTTGATAGCTCCTGACAAAGTAGGTTTAATGCCAAATAGTAATCCACTTCACTTCAAGCTTGTTTATGAAACACCAACTGGTAAAATCCTTGGAGCCCAAGCTATTGGTAAAGGTAATGCAGATAAACGGATTGATGTTATAGCTACCCTCATCACAATGGGCGGTACTTTAGAAGATTTGAAGGAACTAGAGTTAAGCTATTCTCCAATGTTTAGCACTGCTCGTGATATTGTCAATTTGGCAGCTCTTGTAGCTCAAAATCTATTACACGGACACTTCAAACAGGTAAAAGTTGATGAAGTAAGAAAACTCATTGAAAATCATGCCTACATCCTAGACGTACGCGAAAAGAATGAATTTGAATGTGGTCATCTTATCAATGCGCACAATATACCTTTAAGTGAACTTCGGGAAAGAATGAATGAGATACCGAAGGATCAACCAGTGTATGTACATTGCCGATCTGGTCAACGTAGCTATAATGCTGTCATGGCCCTTCAGAATAGCGGTTTTTCTAATGTCTTTAATGTAAGTGGATCATTCCTTGGCATTTGCTTATATGAATATTTTACAGATATCACAACGAACAGAGATAAAATTGTTACAGCTTATAATTTTAATTAA
- a CDS encoding MBL fold metallo-hydrolase: protein MSIRKWSASQVAKKVIHNEELFILDVRNADAFEDWKIDGHRFEYLNIPYFELLDGIEFILPKIPADKEVLVVCAKEGSSLMIAEMLSTAGRDVAYLAGGMKSWSEYLEPIKVGDLTGGGELYQFVRLGKGCLSYMVLSEGEAAIIDAVRFIDVFINFAEHKNVQIKHVFDTHLHADHISGGSHIAEMTGATYYLPPKDAEEVVFQYTPLADGTNVQIGASKIDVGAIYSPGHTIGSTSFVVDSKYLLTGDILFIDSIGRPDLAGLADDWVGDLRETLYKRYRELSDDLIVLPAHFMIIDELNEDGTVAKRLGDLFVQNHGLNIQNEGEFRRVVTDELPPQPNAYQEIRQVNMGKITPALDEQTEMEIGPNRCAVR from the coding sequence ATGTCAATTCGAAAATGGAGCGCATCACAAGTAGCTAAAAAGGTTATTCACAATGAAGAGTTGTTTATTTTAGATGTTCGTAATGCGGATGCATTCGAAGATTGGAAAATTGATGGACATCGTTTTGAGTACTTAAATATACCGTATTTTGAACTGTTAGATGGTATTGAGTTTATTTTACCGAAAATTCCAGCTGATAAAGAAGTATTAGTGGTTTGTGCTAAAGAGGGGTCATCATTGATGATTGCTGAGATGTTATCAACAGCAGGTCGTGATGTTGCTTACTTAGCTGGAGGTATGAAATCTTGGAGTGAGTATCTAGAGCCGATCAAAGTTGGCGATTTAACAGGTGGAGGCGAGCTTTATCAATTTGTTCGTTTAGGAAAGGGCTGTCTGTCTTATATGGTCCTTTCTGAAGGTGAAGCAGCTATTATTGATGCTGTACGTTTTATAGATGTATTTATAAATTTTGCAGAGCATAAAAACGTCCAAATTAAACATGTTTTTGATACACATTTACATGCTGATCACATTTCGGGTGGTAGCCATATCGCAGAGATGACAGGCGCAACTTATTATTTGCCACCTAAAGACGCTGAGGAAGTTGTGTTCCAATATACTCCGTTAGCTGATGGAACAAATGTTCAAATCGGAGCATCAAAAATAGACGTAGGAGCCATTTATTCTCCGGGCCATACAATTGGCTCTACTTCATTTGTTGTTGACAGCAAATATTTATTAACAGGAGATATTTTATTTATCGATTCAATCGGACGTCCTGATTTAGCTGGCCTTGCTGATGATTGGGTTGGGGATTTACGAGAAACGCTTTACAAGCGTTATCGAGAATTGTCTGATGACCTTATTGTCTTACCAGCACATTTTATGATTATTGATGAGCTGAATGAAGATGGAACGGTTGCGAAACGACTAGGGGATTTATTTGTACAAAACCATGGTTTAAATATTCAAAATGAAGGAGAATTTAGACGTGTGGTAACAGATGAATTACCTCCACAACCAAATGCTTATCAAGAAATCCGTCAGGTGAATATGGGGAAAATAACACCTGCGTTAGATGAGCAAACAGAGATGGAAATTGGACCAAATCGCTGTGCTGTACGATAA
- a CDS encoding DsbA family oxidoreductase: protein MKIEVFSDFTCPYCYIGKRELERAIDIAGYTGQVEIEYKAFQIGLDTPKLNAPSFYEAMAKKYDVALEEVENMVKGIAMRATEVGLQYDFAKMTTAHTEKAHRLAKWTQQFGKAAAYTEALMAGYFKDGEDLNNDEFLLNVIVQLDLAREVAEGILASTDFSEELDKDRYDAQQLGVRSVPFFVFENRYGIKGAEPNEVFVRTLHQTAEIAGIQPTVTINGNGESACADGQCKL, encoded by the coding sequence ATGAAAATTGAAGTCTTTTCCGATTTTACATGTCCATATTGTTATATTGGTAAGCGAGAGCTTGAACGGGCAATTGACATTGCAGGCTATACAGGACAAGTGGAAATAGAATATAAAGCATTTCAAATAGGCCTGGATACACCGAAATTGAATGCACCATCCTTTTATGAGGCGATGGCTAAAAAATATGATGTTGCGCTAGAAGAAGTGGAAAATATGGTCAAGGGTATAGCTATGAGAGCAACGGAAGTTGGTTTGCAGTATGATTTTGCTAAGATGACAACAGCGCATACAGAAAAGGCTCATCGTTTAGCGAAGTGGACGCAGCAATTTGGTAAAGCAGCCGCTTATACTGAAGCACTAATGGCTGGTTATTTTAAAGATGGTGAAGATTTAAATAACGATGAATTTTTATTAAATGTTATTGTGCAATTGGATTTGGCTAGAGAAGTTGCGGAGGGAATATTAGCTTCAACTGATTTTAGTGAAGAGCTAGACAAGGATCGCTATGATGCACAGCAACTTGGCGTGCGGAGTGTACCGTTCTTTGTATTTGAAAATCGTTACGGTATTAAAGGTGCTGAGCCGAATGAAGTGTTTGTGCGAACTTTGCATCAAACTGCTGAAATAGCTGGTATTCAGCCAACTGTAACGATAAATGGTAATGGAGAATCGGCATGTGCTGATGGCCAATGTAAACTATAA
- a CDS encoding sulfurtransferase TusA family protein, giving the protein MKADFQLDAKGLSCPMPIVKTKKAMTDLVDGQILEVAATDKGSKADIAAWAETVGHQYIGTLEDNGVLKHYIRKCTNDQIEEMTFEQTIDLEQITSRKGLILDVREEAEFAFGHIAGAKSIPMGELEARLPELDKEQEIYVICRTGKRSDMAAQKLATRGFTKVFNVLPGMTSWAGDLTKNI; this is encoded by the coding sequence ATGAAGGCGGATTTTCAGCTAGATGCCAAGGGTCTTTCTTGCCCAATGCCGATTGTGAAAACAAAAAAAGCGATGACTGATTTAGTAGATGGTCAAATTTTAGAAGTAGCTGCGACAGATAAAGGGTCAAAAGCTGATATTGCAGCATGGGCTGAAACTGTAGGTCATCAGTATATTGGTACTTTAGAAGATAATGGTGTGCTGAAACATTATATTCGTAAATGTACAAATGACCAAATAGAAGAAATGACATTTGAACAAACAATTGATCTAGAGCAAATCACAAGTCGTAAAGGATTAATTCTTGATGTACGTGAGGAAGCGGAATTCGCTTTTGGGCATATTGCGGGAGCAAAATCGATACCAATGGGCGAACTGGAAGCACGACTTCCTGAGCTTGATAAAGAGCAGGAGATATACGTTATTTGCCGTACTGGAAAACGCAGTGACATGGCTGCGCAAAAGCTGGCTACACGTGGTTTTACGAAAGTATTTAACGTCTTACCAGGTATGACATCTTGGGCAGGCGATTTAACAAAAAACATTTAA
- a CDS encoding c-type cytochrome: MKPIVAGVAGTVLLAGAIFVGTFVSDKISVDSNASEKEATVQTQLPTTAAAQSVVYAPPSIDEVPDGPMKEAILYGYELVNNTHVAADEYVGNQLSCTSCHAGAGYDEQASSLVGVMANYPQYIGRSGGVVTIEERINGCMVRSMNGKKFEMNSDELEAMVAYFAYISEGVPIGAKREWAGTSDMKNVPIPNVADGEELYAQSCIACHAADGAGTGANTGPALWGDNSFNDGAGMARMSKMAGYIQNNMPVGAVGTLTDQEAADLAAFILLQDRPEWANHEKDWPKGGRPNDIMNKEKREQIKNGTIDWEKVLSTN; encoded by the coding sequence ATGAAACCTATAGTAGCGGGAGTAGCAGGAACAGTACTGTTAGCAGGCGCCATTTTTGTTGGGACGTTTGTCAGTGACAAAATTTCAGTTGATTCAAATGCGAGTGAGAAAGAAGCGACAGTGCAAACGCAATTACCAACAACAGCAGCTGCTCAGTCAGTGGTCTATGCTCCGCCGAGTATTGATGAAGTACCAGATGGTCCAATGAAAGAAGCAATATTATATGGCTATGAACTTGTTAATAACACGCATGTTGCGGCAGATGAGTATGTAGGAAACCAACTATCCTGCACAAGCTGTCATGCAGGTGCTGGCTATGACGAGCAAGCCTCATCATTAGTAGGTGTAATGGCAAATTATCCACAATACATTGGACGCTCAGGTGGTGTGGTTACAATAGAAGAGCGCATTAATGGCTGTATGGTTCGCAGTATGAATGGTAAAAAATTTGAAATGAATAGTGATGAGCTGGAGGCTATGGTAGCGTATTTCGCGTATATTTCTGAAGGCGTTCCAATTGGCGCAAAACGTGAATGGGCAGGCACTAGTGATATGAAAAATGTCCCGATTCCGAATGTTGCCGACGGTGAGGAGCTTTATGCACAGTCATGTATAGCCTGTCATGCGGCTGATGGCGCTGGTACTGGTGCCAATACTGGTCCAGCTTTATGGGGAGATAATTCCTTTAATGATGGAGCGGGTATGGCACGTATGTCAAAAATGGCTGGTTATATTCAAAATAATATGCCAGTAGGTGCAGTTGGGACTTTAACAGATCAAGAAGCTGCTGATTTAGCTGCCTTTATTTTATTGCAAGATCGTCCAGAGTGGGCAAACCATGAAAAAGACTGGCCAAAAGGCGGGCGTCCAAATGACATCATGAATAAAGAAAAACGCGAACAAATTAAAAATGGTACGATTGATTGGGAAAAAGTACTGTCTACAAATTAA
- a CDS encoding metal-sensitive transcriptional regulator, translating to MAYGPNTANRVKRMEGQMRGILRMMEEGQSCKDVITQLSAVRSAVDRTIGVIVSENLLDCVSTAEGNAEKMNAAIQEAMDLVVKSR from the coding sequence ATGGCATATGGTCCAAACACTGCAAACCGTGTGAAGCGTATGGAAGGTCAAATGCGTGGTATTTTACGCATGATGGAAGAAGGTCAAAGTTGTAAAGATGTGATTACACAGCTATCTGCCGTGCGTTCTGCTGTTGACCGGACGATTGGTGTCATTGTTAGTGAAAATTTACTGGATTGTGTATCGACTGCTGAAGGTAATGCTGAAAAAATGAATGCTGCTATCCAAGAGGCAATGGATTTGGTTGTGAAAAGTCGATAA
- a CDS encoding rhodanese-like domain-containing protein codes for MEIWIIIALIAAFFFWRMKPAKGVQSISTAQLKDMLNDKDKLFIDVRTPAEYKGRHISQFKNVPLGSSFEKLPKDKEIIVICQSGMRSSQACKQLKKQGFERVSNVRGGMSAY; via the coding sequence ATGGAAATATGGATTATTATTGCGCTTATCGCAGCCTTTTTCTTTTGGCGAATGAAGCCAGCGAAGGGCGTTCAATCAATTTCTACAGCCCAATTAAAAGATATGCTGAATGATAAGGATAAGCTATTTATCGATGTACGCACGCCTGCTGAGTATAAAGGTCGGCATATCTCGCAATTTAAAAATGTTCCGCTTGGATCGAGCTTTGAAAAACTACCAAAGGATAAAGAAATCATAGTTATTTGTCAGAGTGGCATGCGAAGTAGTCAGGCTTGTAAGCAACTGAAAAAGCAGGGCTTTGAGCGTGTTTCCAATGTTCGTGGTGGAATGAGTGCATACTAG
- a CDS encoding GNAT family N-acetyltransferase produces the protein MTVTLVRHDIKYAEAMHALSSMPQVRDALGLPAGKVEDTIHFIKRERIDEDEGKTVPRVVLNEEGQVIGVTSLMFIDHHKKSCHIGSWLGYQFWGKGYNLEAKKAILDIAFFELGLSRVFAGARKVNIRSQKAQEKLSFARVGVEKDYPEEHSWLEVKEKQPCVLNVFEREDYVRYRTSLEKVEGNRETFLPQLLLADESEVAVRKYLDMGTLYKINCGEMLVGVALVVPQTDTTIELKNIAIVPKYQGKGIGKEILRQLTEKCQKDGYQTVLVGTANSSIDNIAFYQKAGFRMEAIEKDFFSHYPEPIYENGIRALDMIFFAKQL, from the coding sequence ATGACGGTAACTTTAGTGAGACACGATATCAAATATGCCGAGGCTATGCATGCGTTGTCTTCTATGCCACAGGTTCGTGATGCCCTTGGCTTACCTGCTGGCAAGGTAGAAGACACGATTCATTTTATTAAGCGTGAACGTATAGATGAAGACGAAGGTAAAACCGTTCCTCGTGTGGTTTTAAATGAGGAGGGGCAAGTCATTGGTGTTACATCTCTGATGTTTATAGACCATCATAAAAAGAGCTGTCATATCGGCTCTTGGCTTGGCTATCAATTTTGGGGGAAGGGCTATAATCTTGAAGCAAAAAAGGCTATCTTAGATATTGCGTTTTTTGAGTTGGGCTTATCACGTGTTTTTGCAGGAGCACGAAAGGTTAATATCCGTTCACAAAAAGCCCAAGAAAAGCTATCTTTTGCTCGAGTAGGGGTGGAAAAAGATTATCCTGAGGAGCATTCGTGGTTAGAAGTGAAGGAAAAGCAACCATGTGTGTTAAATGTTTTTGAACGAGAAGATTATGTCCGTTATCGAACATCACTAGAGAAGGTAGAAGGAAACAGAGAGACATTTTTACCTCAGCTTTTATTAGCGGATGAAAGTGAAGTGGCGGTTCGGAAATATTTAGATATGGGTACATTATATAAAATTAATTGTGGAGAAATGCTGGTGGGAGTGGCATTAGTCGTTCCTCAAACCGATACTACAATTGAATTGAAAAATATTGCTATTGTACCAAAGTATCAAGGGAAGGGAATAGGCAAAGAGATATTGCGACAACTTACTGAAAAATGCCAAAAGGATGGGTATCAAACGGTGTTGGTTGGAACGGCGAACTCAAGTATTGATAATATAGCCTTTTATCAAAAAGCAGGCTTTCGCATGGAGGCTATTGAAAAGGATTTCTTCAGTCATTACCCAGAACCAATTTATGAAAATGGTATTCGTGCATTGGATATGATTTTCTTTGCAAAGCAATTATAA